In the Chaetodon trifascialis isolate fChaTrf1 chromosome 15, fChaTrf1.hap1, whole genome shotgun sequence genome, AGGGCGATACGAACCGGGTCCATGTCGGCTGTGTCCATTCTGGCCAGTTCGTTCTGTCGTGAACTTAAGGCACAGAGCAGGCGGACGCAAATGCACAGCTTGGATGGTTCAAGCAAAAGGCAGGTTTATTTCCAGAGTTCGGTACACAGGAGATCAAAAAACGACGGGCAGAGGTACTGTATCCAAGAACGAGAGGCTAAAGGCAAggtcaagacaaaaaacaagGTCGAGTACGAAACAGACTATGACAAGAAATAACGCTGGTACGAGGACTGTGAAGTGCAACGAAGTGGCGACGAGACTGCGAGACACACAGGGTAAAATACAAGAGGTAATCAGGggagatgggaaacaggtggggagaacaatcagggagcaggtgtGACGAGACAGGGGAAGGGCGTGGAGGGAGTGAacctaaaacagaaacacaaggtTAGTGATatcaaaataaagcaggaaagacaagacatgaaatgtgcacaaaataatacagagaCTAGATACACATGACAGTCGCTGTGCcgaccagaaacagccgtggcatcctacagagcatatatactgcatctatctcagagcactcgagagacagagagagacagacacatggaaaaaacgtaagtgatgatcgttgtccgctattacccacgtcatttcattccaaatacaaatgttatcatagtaatgcttaacgttatctacaaagatggagtgcatcattgctttgagagggatgaggaggaggcagaaaatTTACCATCTAaagacctcatatttagacatcagaatcagaatcacaatcacaaatcctttattcatcccagaggggaaattgtttttgttgcagtacTCCTTTCAAGaatggaattagaataaaattagaaaagaaagaaaagagagagaactatatatatataaagcaaatataaaaacaaaatatttaaattgagaatatatatgtaaccaaaatataccacaaaatgtagaacagaatataaaacaatatatatactgaaaataaacattatataaAAACAGGTGTGTAATACAAACgcatgtcatgagacatgagtgacgtcagtctcctcctgggagaagtttgggtgttcctgtggggtctcagtcatcctaGAAACctgccatgcgcctggccagcgaCGTTCTTAagggtgaggcaaggagctgctgtgattggtgaaaatttgactcggctgtgtcaaacccagggagtttcacctgtgtacattcgatcagggtgagtgaccattacgcgtgccgaacgcgcttgcgatgtggtcagatgagatactgatcaaaatatataaatttaggtctgactgtatgtgctgactcagatagttgcattgaatcgtggctgttgctaattattgatcgcagtgtgcgtttgatgactgaccaagcactgctgaaaacaccattaaaaccacgctgccgtcttgttgacggtgtgatatatggcgtcatcaaccacgttttcagtggatagccattattacctagcagccacccatccagagaggtgtccccctgaaagactgcagggatgctagaattcgaGTCATGTGCAGACctggggaaagtggcatatacgtttgtcaccagacaatttgagtcacagatcaccagacatccctgtttcacctgtgtacattcagtcaggttgagtgccgaacgcacttgcgatgtggtcagatgagagacggatcaaaatatataaatttaggtctgactgtatatgctgactcagatagttgcattgaattgcggctgttgctaattattgatcgcagtgaaatgccagacactgtggaaacctgactgtgaggtgttggtgacgtgagcatacgactccgccagtttacgaaaatccacttgcccggcggtGTGCCACTGGTGCACAGaattgaccaggtctggggtggcgagctttcagcaaATGGCTCATTATGCCTACACCTCTTCCCTACTGcactgcaacgcccatcctgaCGCACCcctgtacgcctcggtttaccaaaataccaagtgcgccatgcgcctgcctgcgctgcttgaaaataccactgcgctggcggcggagtcgaaaatagagcccaatagCTCAGAAATGAAGTGCATGCATTTAACAGTGAGTTCTGTACTTTTTTGAATCAAAATTGAAACTGTGGAAGCAATAAAGCTGACAGAGCCATTCAAGCTGCTGAGTATGTGGTGAACGCATTCCCCTGGTGCTGCAGCTTTTGTGGCATGCACTCTTTATTATTGAGATTTTGAGATTACGCCTCTGTAATTTGAGCTGAAAAGAAACCACCAGACAGAGAAAGCGGAAGTGTTTCAGGAAGGACAAGCAGTGTcaagtgtttctgtgcagcatggttttcagttcagttttctgTCGTCTCTGAGCAGCCTTTGTGTCAGCCATGGGGAGCATCCGACAGAGAAACCTTTGCTATCTGGTGCTGGGTAAGACAGGCATTGCAAATTTTAATAAACAAAGCAGCTTTTTTAATGTGGCATAGCTGTTTCATTGTGTACTACAGATCAAAGTCCCTTTGAGTCATTTTAAGTTTAGATGTcattctgtttatttgaatATCAAACGGAATCTCAAACAGAATCAAGAGCAACTTTTATTTCTGCACTTTACAGCTAAATGAATATAATGAGTCACACCATATTTTCCCTTCTATAGCCTCTTGCCTCTTGACCTCAACTTTCACTGCTGCAGGTCAGTCCACTCTCCTGTGTGATGCATGAAATCTTTTAGTTTTCAGTTTACATTCtttgtaaatattaaaataattaatgtTATGTTTTACATGCCTGACAGGTGTAAAGGTCAGATTAGCGGGTTCTGGGTCTACTCGCTGCTCTGGAAGGGTTGAAATCTATTACCGCGATGTCTGGGGAACAGTCTGTGATGATAGCTGGGACTTAAATGATGCTATGGTGGTGTGCAGACAGTTGGGCTGTGGTGGGGCGCAGAGTGCGCCTCAGTCAGCCCACTTCGGTCAAGGAGCTGGACAAATCTGGCTCGATGAGGTGGACTGTTCAGGAAGTGAAATGTCTCTAACTGAGTGTCAGCATGCAAAATTTGGGACACACAACTGTGGACATGGTGAGGATGCTGGTGTGGTCTGTTCAGGTGAGAAATTTCTTGGTTAACCATTTTAATAAATGTGTCGGTGATCCTGTCATTGTGGCTTGTGATGCCGCAGCAGTTCAGATGTAGCACTGGAAAaaccacacactgcagcatgctTTAGAACTGAAGAACGGAACAAGTATGAAATGTTGCTTATTACACAGGAAATTAAACTGGAACGTAAGTGAACACGTTTATCAAGTGTTTAGTGTACTGTGACAAATTACATTCTGTGAGTGATTGAAAGTATGTAAATTCATCAAAACCAGATGTGTTCTCTCCAGcaatgatttttcttttgtgttctgagACTAGGTGGTCAGATCAGAGTAGCTGGGTCTGGGTCCCCTCGGTGCTCTGGAAGAGTTGAAATCTATTACAACGGTGCCTGGGGAACAGTCTGTGATGACGGCTGGGACTTAAATGATGCTAAGGTGGTCTGCAGATACTTGGGCTGTGGTTCAGCACTGAGCGCCCCTCAGTCAGCCCACTTTGGTCAAGGAACCGGACAAATCTGGCTTGATGATGTGACCTGTTCAGGAAGTGAAAAGTCTCTAACTGAGTGTCAGCACGCAGGATTTGGGACACACAACTGTGGACATGGTGAGGATGCTGGTGTGGTCTGCTCAGGTGAGAAATTTCTTGGTTAACCATTTTaataaatgtgtcatttttcgGTGATCCTGTCATTGTGGCTTGTGATGCCGCAGCAGTTCAGATGTAGCACTGGAAAAACCGCACACTGCAGCATGCTTTAGAACTGAAGAACGGAACAACAAGTATGAAATGTTGCTTATTACACAGGAAATTAAACTGGAACGTAAGTGAACACGTTTATCAAGTGTTTAGTGTACTGTGACAAATTACATTCTGTGAGTGATTGAAAGTATGTAAATTCATCAAAACCAGATGTGTTCTATCCAACAatgatttttcttctgtgttctgAGACTAGGTGGTCAGATCAGAGTAGCTGGGTCTGGGTCCCCTCGGTGCTCTGGAAGAGTTGAAATCTATTACAACGGTGCCTGGGGAACAGTCTGTGATGACAGCTGGGACTTAAATGATGCTAAGGTGGTGTGCAGATATTTGGGCTGTGGTTCAGCACTGAGCGCCCCTAAGTCAGCCCACTTTGGTCAAGGAGCTGGAGAAATCTTGCTTGATGAGGTGACCTGTTCAGGAAGTGAAAAGTCTCTAACTGAGTGTCAGCACAGAGGATTTGGGAAACACAACTGTGAACATGGTGAGGACGCTGGTGTGGTCTGTTCAGGTGAGATGACATTTTGAATTCCTTATCTGACATATGTtgtaatcataatcataattatAATAACATGTAATTATCATAATAACAGCCTGACTGACAGTCCGAAGGGTGTCTCGTGTTCTGGGAGACAGCACAGTTTACATACAAAGTCTGCCTTAAAACTACACTGGTGTTGGGTAAAACCAAACAGTTCCCAAAACTGGACCAACAtaggaaatgtgtttatttttactctCAAAAAATGTATAATCTTGTTCATCAAGAGTcattgttaaaaaaatacatttgacacATGACATACCCCCTGTAGCCTTGACAGGTGGCTCTGAAATATTAACCAGGAAAACCACCAGCTCTGCCAAAGTTAAAGTCAGTGTTATCACCAGTGAGCAGCTGCTTTGTGCAGCCCTGTTTTTATCATCATGGTAAAAACTGAATGAGCCCTACAACTCATAATAAAGCCCAAAGGAAAGGCAGTGTCATGAACACACATAGTAGACTAAATGTGTGACTTAAATGATAATTGGTGCATCCCAAATTCTGACCATGATAGTTGTCTGAGGTGGTTGTTTGTCATGACACGCTTACTGGGCTCTGAAAAACAGAAGGTAAATACAACTCAAATCACTGAATTGTGTTGTTCTTTCAGTGAGCCTCCCAAAGCCCAGCATCTCTACGTCTGCTGGGGAGGTTTCCTGGGGACAGGACGTCAGCATCACTTGTTCAATCTCAACTGACCTTTTGGGTGGAACATTCATTTTGAGCAAACCTTCAAGCTCATtcaaagagaccaaaacatCAAGTCGCGAATCTGCTACGTTCATCCGTAGAGTGAGTTTTGATGACGAGGGATCATACCAGTGTCAGTATGAAAAGAGCATTTCAAGTCAACCTTTCAGTTCCCCTTTAAGTGACTCTGTCACACTCTCTGTCACAGGTAAGAAAAAATAATCCCTTTCCTGAACTTGATGTTGCAGTCCAGGTTACATTTAACGCTCTAatattgtgctgtttttccagTGAGCCTCCCAAAAGCCAGAATCTCCATGAATCCTGCTGGTGAGGTTTCTTGGGGTCAGAACGTTGAAATCACTTGTTCGATCTCAACTCAGGTTCTGGGTGGAACATTTATTCTTGAGAGAACATCAGACTCATTCAGAATGACCCAAATGTCAAGTACCAGGCTGGCTACCTTCAGGATGCCTCAAGTGGACTTTAACAATGAGGGACAGTACCAGTGTCAGTATGAAAAAAGCAGCTTAAGTCGAACCTTCAGGTCCCCTCCAAGTGACTCTGTCACACTCTCTGTCACTGGTaagaaaaataacaaatcaATAGTATGAGTTAtaacacaaaaccaaacaaaaagttCTCTGTCAGCATTTTATATTGGTTGGCAATATAAAAACACACTATCCAAAGACaatttttgtgagtgtgtgagagattATTGGAGCCAAAAATGTCTTAATTACAACTTCAGTTCACCTGGATCTAATCTCTCTTGATGTATAAATCCAGGGGGTTTATATTTTAGTCCTGTTGACCCTTTTGTACCCAGTGACGCTGCAGCAGCCCAGCATCTCCCTGACATCTCTGAATGGAGGGTTGGTGTGGAGTCCTGAAGGTGCAGAGGTCACCAGAGGTTACAGCTTTGTCTTCACCTGCTCCATTAACTCCAGCTATTCTGAAGGCTGGTTCTTTCTCATCTTCTCTGATCCCAACATCACTTACACTGAGCCAGCAGTTAACCTCTCAGCCTCTTTTAACTTCCCTGTGGCTGAGTATGAACACCAGGGAAACTACAGCTGTGTGTATGAAGTCACAGTCTCTACAAGGAAATTCAGTTCTACTGCGGCAGCACAGATTGGTGTCATCATTAAATGTAAGTAGACTTTAGAATTTAAGCTAAGCATGTTTATATCTTATAAATAACCACTGAATGGCATGTTCAGAAATTGTCAAAGTGTAATCATGAATCACAAGTTTCTCAGGCGTGGTCCTTTTCTCGCCCCACTACACAAATAAACCTTGATACAAATTAGACACatggagacagaaagggagtaagagaaagaagcagaagcacatgagagagggagtgagaaaCGGAAACTGAACTTCACTGTGGTCACTTCCTGAATTTAAAATAAGatctatttcttcttctttctctgcagaTTCTCATATAGTTTCAATGTAGAGCCGGGACTCAATGATGCACAATATACAGCGTATGATATGGTCAGACAGAGATTGGTTAAGATTTCTCCCACCTTGAGGCAACTTAAGAGTAACTGGATGGTGTTAATGTGTTAATGAAGGTGCTAATGAAGCTCTTTTTGTAGATTAAAACGAATATGATCAACAGCAGCCTAACTGTTCACCTTTAGGACTGCCTGTCTGAATTCCTGCTGAACAACGATGGGGTCCACCAAGGATCAACATAAACCACTTAAGAGTCTATGTGgtgtaattaaaatgtaaatgcatgtgtGGGCGGAAGCAGGTtgcaataatgaaaaaaaaaagtgtcataaATCTGGAGAAATATGGGAGAATTGTGACCCTAGCAGCAAACCAGGGAGCCTGAGTAGGATTGGAAAGTGCATATATGCGTAGTTGGTGCACAGATTATTCTGAGAGAGGAAGTCTGAGCCCTGGGGGGGGGAAACAGCGCATTAAACTGAGAGAGAATCAGACATTTTCAGAGGGATAACCTggtcaaatgtttttttctcttctagTGCCTTTGTTGATGCTGCTCTCCTCAGCGTCTGCTGggatcctgctgctgctgctgctggtcttgTTGGTGGTCTTTCTGGTCTGCAGGGGAAGACGAGCTAAGCAGCCTGGAGCCCTTGCCCACACTCAATGTCTGTGTTCATCTGTTTCTCCATCTTAAATACACACTCATCAGGTGCTCTCATATGTATTCACATTTTGTTCCACTGCTTGTGTTTCAGTAGCTGTCAGAGTCAGGAACTATTATGAAGATaacgaggatgaggaggaggattacGTGAATGTTGATCTCATGGACGTCAAGAGGAATCTTAAAGAGGAAACTGGGAAGATGGAAGAAGAGGACAGTGACAATTATGAGGAGCCAGAGAGTGGCGATGATCATGATTATGAGGATGCCCCCCTCGATGCAGATGTCATACAGGTCAAGCAGGTCTGCAGCAgtggagaggaaaacacagagggagaagaaaccAGTGACGATGAAGATGACTATGAAAATGTAACCGAGTCAGCTGATGAACAAATTGTGGGAATTCATGAAGAGGATATTTACCAAAACTTCTGAGCTGGTCAACATATACTGTACCCAGACAAACTACAAAAACTCTTGAATGGACGGCTGTAGATCAAGCGTTTAATATTTGAGTTACGTGGACAagccaggggaaaaaaaaacatacaatttCTTGTTAGGGCAGCCTTTTGGTGTAAATTCTAGTTAAAATTCATATATATTATTCTCTCTTGCCCAGGTGCCTTTGTGCCTCCCAGGGTCTTGCAATACTGTTAAACACACTTAAATGTTTAGCCAGACTAGCCTGGAGGCTAAAGGGATGGCAGTgccagtccagactgaaatatctcaacagctgtttgatggattgtcatgaacttttgtgcagacattcatggtctccagaTGATGAAGCCTTCCTTCTCTGCATAAGCTCCGTGGAGCCATTAGCATTGTTTTTTGTAACACCGGGAGAAGTACATTTGGAGTTTGTCATCTGAAAAGCAGCCAGTTTGGGCTGTTGATGACGGTTGTGCTGGTTTATGTAAAACAGTTGTACATTCAGCATTTATCTACAGTCGAGGCTGAACTGACTGGGCAAACAGGTAATGCATGTTAGTTGGTTTTGATAATTTAGATTTTCATGCATAACACAAATGATCATTGAGGTGATTCCCACATTATTAGCTACTGTTGTAACCCTGAGTCAATCTAGTTTCAGTAGCTTTAATTTTTCAGAACCATGAAGCTAGTTTGTATAACTCCAACAAGTACTGGTTGCTGTCTGGACATAATGAAGCTGCCATGTGAGTAAGTGGCAGCGTCATGTGGTCAACAGACTTCCAACAGCAAATTATAGCCCGAAGAGATTGATGAAATGTGCAGAACCACTTCATTTATATGTTTTAGCTGACACATAATATATTAAGTCTTTGAATATTTAttgcatgcatgtttttcatgAAAAAGTAATactactgttttttttgtttgtttgttttttttggagaaCCATTCAAGTCCAGTACGATTCTTGAAACCCATTTCATTGTATTTCAATGTGACCGCTGTAGTTCATCACAACATTCACTTTATATTAATTTACCTCACTGGATAATCAACTGCTACATTTAGCTTCTTGTGTTATCAAAGTAACAGTTAAAAGgaataaatatttcactttcttgctcagagttagatgagaagattgaaaACACTCATTTCAGTGTGCATGAGAAGCTAATGAAAGCTG is a window encoding:
- the LOC139343139 gene encoding scavenger receptor cysteine-rich domain-containing protein DMBT1-like, with amino-acid sequence MRSTPKTTSIFLIIDIQVRLAGSGSTRCSGRVEIYYNRTWGTVCDDGWDLNDAMVVCRQLDCGSALSAPESVQFGEGAGPIWLDEVDCSGSEKSLTECQHAGVGTHNCGHGEDAGVVCSGMPIRLSVSALCSGRVEIYYNRTWGTVCDDGWDLNDAMVVCRQLDCGSALSAPESAQFGEGAGPIWLDEVDCSGSEKSLTECQHAGFGTHNCGHREDAAVVCSGRLLLVFSVVVGILLLLLLVLVVVVCLLCRRRQAARQPGAIVQTQLMVRSNDEDDIKKDEEERVNVGVESGDTYRKRTEQAGEVGDDDSDDHDYEEEEIDDNYVVAEAFVSAMGSIRQRNLCYLVLASCLLTSTFTAAGVKVRLAGSGSTRCSGRVEIYYRDVWGTVCDDSWDLNDAMVVCRQLGCGGAQSAPQSAHFGQGAGQIWLDEVDCSGSEMSLTECQHAKFGTHNCGHGEDAGVVCSGGQIRVAGSGSPRCSGRVEIYYNGAWGTVCDDGWDLNDAKVVCRYLGCGSALSAPQSAHFGQGTGQIWLDDVTCSGSEKSLTECQHAGFGTHNCGHGEDAGVVCSGGQIRVAGSGSPRCSGRVEIYYNGAWGTVCDDSWDLNDAKVVCRYLGCGSALSAPKSAHFGQGAGEILLDEVTCSGSEKSLTECQHRGFGKHNCEHGEDAGVVCSVSLPKPSISTSAGEVSWGQDVSITCSISTDLLGGTFILSKPSSSFKETKTSSRESATFIRRVSFDDEGSYQCQYEKSISSQPFSSPLSDSVTLSVTVSLPKARISMNPAGEVSWGQNVEITCSISTQVLGGTFILERTSDSFRMTQMSSTRLATFRMPQVDFNNEGQYQCQYEKSSLSRTFRSPPSDSVTLSVTVTLQQPSISLTSLNGGLVWSPEGAEVTRGYSFVFTCSINSSYSEGWFFLIFSDPNITYTEPAVNLSASFNFPVAEYEHQGNYSCVYEVTVSTRKFSSTAAAQIGVIIKLPLLMLLSSASAGILLLLLLVLLVVFLVCRGRRAKQPGALAHTQLAVRVRNYYEDNEDEEEDYVNVDLMDVKRNLKEETGKMEEEDSDNYEEPESGDDHDYEDAPLDADVIQVKQVCSSGEENTEGEETSDDEDDYENVTESADEQIVGIHEEDIYQNF